In Natronococcus sp. AD-5, the genomic window GGATCCCGGTCCGTTCTCCCGCGGCGCGGTCGGCTGTACGGGCAACGAGTTCTGTAACTACGCGATCATCGAGACGAAAAAACGCACCAAGCGCTGGGCCCGCGAACTCGACGAGCGCATCGACGTCCCCGACGACATCGAGGCCATCCGAATGCACATGTCCGGCTGCTCGGCTTCCTGCGCCCAGCCGCAGATCGCCGACATCGGGTTCCGCGGCGAGACCGTCAAACTCGAAGAGGGCGAGGCGCCCGAGGGAATCGAGAGCCCCAACGAAGAGGGAGACAACCTGGTCGAAGGGATGGACTTCGGCCTCGGCGGTTCCCTGGGTGCGGACAACGAGTTCCTCGATTGGGTCGAGAGCGCAGTGCCCGCCCACGCCGTGATCCCGGCGCTCGAGCAGCTGTTCGACGCCTACGCCGCCGATCGAAACGACGGCGAGAAGTTCTACGCGTGGTGTCGCCGCGTCGACAACGAGCGGCTCCGCTCGATCATGCAAGGAGCGGACGCGCCGGTCGCCGGAGGTGTCGCCCATGGGGACTGACGACGACCGCACGTTCCCGGGCGTTCCGGAATCGGACGACGAGGACGACGCCGTCATCGTCCCCGAGACCGGCGGCGCCGCGCCGCGCTCCCGCGAGGGAACCGACCACGCCCGCGACGGCGCGCTCGAGACCGGCGCTGCCGGCGACGGCTGCGGACCCGACACCTGTACCTGCGGCGAAAAAACCGACGAACGACCCGTCGCGACGGACGGCGCGGGGGTTAGCAACGTCGACGAGACGGGGAACCTCGGCGACCTCGAGTTCACCGACCCCGCCGAGGGCGTCAGCCAAGACGTCGACAACGGCGAACCGGACGTCCGCGTCGGCGTCCCCGAAGGCGTCGAGCTGGACACGCCGGAGTACTCGATCCGGAGCCAGATGAACGACATCGAGACGCCGGACGAGAAGACCTGGTTCATGGAACTCGACGAGGCCGTCATCGACGAGGGCCGCTGTATCCAGTGTGGTACCTGCGTCGCGGCTTGCCCGTCCGACTCGATCGGCGTCGGCGACGACGACCTGCCCGAACTCGTCAAGATGTGCACCGGCTGCTCGCTGTGCTGGGACTTCTGTCCCCGCGGCGGGCTGCGCTACGAGCGCCAGTGGAAGATCACCGGCGGCGAGGACAACGTCAAGGGCGCCGGCGACCCGATCACGGAGTTCTCCGCGAAGGTCGACGACGACTGGACCGACGGCGCCCAGGACGGCGGCGTCGTCACCGGCATCCTCGCGACGCTGCTCGAGGAGGGCGAGATCGACGGCGCGCTCGTTGCGACCGA contains:
- a CDS encoding Coenzyme F420 hydrogenase/dehydrogenase, beta subunit C-terminal domain; translation: MGTDDDRTFPGVPESDDEDDAVIVPETGGAAPRSREGTDHARDGALETGAAGDGCGPDTCTCGEKTDERPVATDGAGVSNVDETGNLGDLEFTDPAEGVSQDVDNGEPDVRVGVPEGVELDTPEYSIRSQMNDIETPDEKTWFMELDEAVIDEGRCIQCGTCVAACPSDSIGVGDDDLPELVKMCTGCSLCWDFCPRGGLRYERQWKITGGEDNVKGAGDPITEFSAKVDDDWTDGAQDGGVVTGILATLLEEGEIDGALVATESEDEPWKAESYLATTEEELIENAGTVYNQTLALGNLDLEQWEYKLPDKSWDELSLALVGTPCEIEGIRALQDFDWDYQQQNEGIRAVDYTIALMCTKNFNYYSLMGEQLEEKRDISPEEIGKMDVLHGKMMVYGHDGEMILEEDVENFHDAALKGCDECADFTGFCSDITVGSVGSADEYSSVILRTEQGVNAWELTEPKLDYHDLEDKSAVGKLQGWDKKKAFESLERPFDPDAPRFIDYTDHAENYGTALNPHDEGH